One Mangifera indica cultivar Alphonso chromosome 4, CATAS_Mindica_2.1, whole genome shotgun sequence genomic region harbors:
- the LOC123213522 gene encoding protein PLANT CADMIUM RESISTANCE 2-like, which yields MYSSQNDAHTYTTDVHPGTVPVSGFPNHSATQPYAPPQPPYISSGVRVRVPGKWSSGLCHCCDDVSTCFVTCFCPCITFGQIADIVSKGSSPCAASGAIYGLLAMTGFACLYSCFYRSSLRAQYDLAESPCVDCLVHFFCEACALCQEYRELQDRGFDMGIGWEANMDRQKRGVIIAPVVASGMTR from the exons ATGTAttcttctcaaaatgatgctcaCACATACACAACTGACGTCCATCCAGGGACAGTCCCAGTTTCAGGATTTCCAAATCACAGCGCCACACAGCCATATGCTCCTCCTCAACCTCCATATATCTCCTCCGGCGTGCGAGTTCGTGTACCGGGGAAATGGTCTAGCGGTCTTTGCCATTGCTGTGATGATGTTTCCACTT gTTTTGTCACTTGCTTTTGTCCTTGTATAACATTTGGGCAGATAGCCGATATAGTGAGTAAAGGGTCATCCC CTTGTGCTGCAAGTGGAGCAATTTATGGACTATTGGCTATGACTGGATTCGCTTGCTTATATTCATGCTTCTATCGCTCGTCTTTGAGGGCTCAATATGACTTAGCGGAGTCTCCCTGTGTGGATTGTTTAGTGCACTTCTTCTGTGAGGCTTGTGCACTTTGCCAAGAATATAGAGAACTCCAAGATCGCGGCTTTGACATGGGAATAG GCTGGGAGGCAAACATGGACAGACAAAAACGAGGAGTTATAATTGCTCCAGTGGTGGCATCAGGCATGACAAGATGA
- the LOC123213881 gene encoding calmodulin-like protein 30: protein MANVSFLEFQYRISKNKFLRKPSRLFSSRDRQSSGLLATFIPNKNEMKKVFDKFDSNKDGKISQMEYKAILRALGQGNMTAEVPKIFRVVDQDGDGYIDFKEFMEIHKGGGVRTMDIQSAFRAFDMNGDGKITAEEIMEILSRLGESCSLEDCRKMVRVVDTDGDGMVNMDEFMTMMTRPMNNG, encoded by the coding sequence ATGGCAAACGTGAGCTTTCTGGAATTCCAGTACAGGATTTCAAAGAACAAGTTTCTGCGGAAGCCATCCCGGTTATTCTCCTCTCGAGACAGGCAAAGCTCTGGCTTGTTAGCCACATTCATACCAAACAAAAACGAGATGAAGAAAGTGTTTGACAAATTTGATTCCAACAAAGATGGAAAGATATCCCAAATGGAGTACAAGGCCATTCTGAGAGCTCTTGGGCAGGGAAACATGACTGCAGAAGTTCCAAAAATTTTTCGCGTTGTTGATCAGGATGGAGATGGGTATATTGATTTTAAAGAGTTCATGGAAATACACAAGGGAGGAGGGGTTAGAACAATGGACATACAGAGTGCATTTCGGGCATTTGATATGAATGGCGATGGGAAGATAACTGCAGAAGAAATCATGGAAATTTTAAGCAGGCTTGGAGAGAGTTGCAGTCTGGAGGATTGCAGGAAAATGGTGAGAGTAGTGGACACCGATGGTGATGGTATGGTTAATATGGATGAGTTCATGACCATGATGACTCGCCCCATGAACAATGGCTAG
- the LOC123213880 gene encoding pentatricopeptide repeat-containing protein At2g15690, mitochondrial-like, producing the protein MASVMAIRSARSQRLSSLLKVRYRSLNSFYLNNLQTSSDKTLTQNISKPLSTSAAPNEYPPPHSHSPLPDSRVFHNQRSGDSGQWATQQGQSQGNFSKDQFNYPNSRYPNQGQRYPNQGQGYPQQQQQYNTYQYPYQNPNNQNYQEPGNPNQWNRRSSSQVNISNQNYQQPGNPNQWNSQTSSQVNILNQNYQQPRSPNQWNNQQCQGYPQARNPNQWDGNLNQAHISSPSPAPAPAPALAPSFDELARLCQEGNVKDSIELMDKGVKADANCFNALFALCGNAKSFENAKKVHDYFLQSTCRGDMVLNNKVIEMYGKCASMTDARRVFDHMPDRNMDSWHLMMNGYADNGLGDEGLQLFEQMRKLGLKPNEQTFLAVFSACGSADAIEEGFIHFESMKNEFGINPGIEHYIGLIGILGKSGHLYEAQWFIEEKLPFEPTADIWDALRFYARIHGDIDLEDRAEELMVYLDPSKAIANKIPTPPPKKRTAISMLDGKNRILEFRNPTLYKDDEKLKALKQMKEASYVPDTRYVLHDIDQEAKEQALLYHSERLAIAYGLISTPARTPLRIIKNLRVCGDCHNAIKIMSKIVGRELIVRDNKRFHHFKDGKCSCGDYW; encoded by the coding sequence ATGGCGTCTGTCATGGCGATACGGAGCGCACGAAGCCAGAGGctttcttctttgttgaagGTACGCTATCGGTCTTTGAATTCCTTTTATCTGAACAATCTTCAGACCAGCTCCGACAAAACCCTAAcccaaaatatatcaaaacccCTTAGTACATCCGCTGCGCCAAATGAGTACCCACCACCACATTCACACTCGCCGTTGCCtgattctagggtttttcacaACCAGAGGAGTGGTGATAGTGGTCAGTGGGCCACTCAACAGGGCCAAAGTCAGGGGAATTTTAGTAAAGATCAGTTCAATTATCCAAACAGTAGATACCCTAATCAGGGACAGCGATATCCTAATCAAGGACAGGGATATCCTCAACAACAGCAGCAATATAATACTTATCAGTATCCGTATCAAAACCCTAATAATCAGAACTATCAGGAACCCGGAAACCCAAATCAGTGGAACCGTCGTAGCTCTAGTCAGGTGAATATTTCTAATCAGAACTATCAGCAACCCGGAAACCCAAATCAGTGGAACAGTCAAACCTCTAGTCAGGTGAATATTCTTAACCAGAACTATCAGCAACCCAGAAGCCCTAATCAGTGGAACAATCAACAATGTCAGGGTTACCCACAAGCAAGAAACCCTAACCAGTGGGATGGTAATTTGAATCAGGCTCATATTAGTAGTCCCAGTCCAGCTCCGGCTCCGGCCCCTGCTCTGGCTCCTTCTTTTGATGAGTTGGCACGGTTGTGTCAGGAAGGGAATGTTAAGGACTCTATTGAGTTGATGGATAAAGGTGTTAAAGCTGATGCTAATTGTTTTAATGCTTTGTTTGCGTTGTGTGGAAATGCAAAGTCATTTGAGAATGCTAAAAAGGTTCATGATTACTTCTTACAATCGACGTGTAGGGGAGATATGGTTTTGAATAATAAAGTGATTGAAATGTATGGAAAGTGTGCGAGTATGACTGATGCCCGAAGGGTGTTTGATCACATGCCAGATAGGAATATGGATTCGTGGCATTTGATGATGAATGGGTATGCAGACAACGGTTTGGGAGATGAGGGTTTGCAGTTATTCGAACAGATGAGGAAGTTGGGGTTGAAACCAAATGAGCAGACTTTTCTTGCTGTTTTCTCTGCTTGTGGTAGTGCAGATGCTATTGAAGAAGGTTTTATACATTTTGAGTCTATGAAGAATGAGTTTGGGATCAATCCGGGGATTGAGCATTACATAGGGCTGATTGGCATTCTTGGAAAATCTGGGCATCTTTATGAAGCTCAATGGTTCATTGAGGAGAAACTGCCTTTTGAACCCACGGCAGATATTTGGGATGCTTTAAGATTTTATGCTCGAATTCATGGAGATATTGATTTAGAAGACCGGGCTGAGGAGTTAATGGTTTATCTTGATCCATCCAAGGCGATTGCTAATAAGATCCCTACCCCACCACCTAAGAAGCGTACTGCAATTAGCATGCTTGATGGGAAGAACAGAATTCTTGAGTTCCGGAACCCAACTCTTTATAAGGATGATGAAAAATTGAAGGCATTGAAACAAATGAAGGAAGCGAGTTATGTACCTGATACAAGATATGTACTTCATGACATTGATCAGGAGGCTAAAGAGCAGGCTTTGCTCTACCACAGCGAACGATTGGCAATAGCATATGGCCTTATCAGTACTCCAGCTAGGACGCCTCTTAGGATCATTAAGAATCTTCGTGTTTGCGGGGACTGTCATAATGCCATCAAGATCATGTCCAAGATAGTTGGGAGGGAATTGATTGTTAGGGACAATAAACGTTTCCATCATTTCAAAGATGGCAAGTGCTCTTGTGGAGATTATTGGTGA